From Deinococcus yavapaiensis KR-236, a single genomic window includes:
- a CDS encoding ABC transporter ATP-binding protein gives MTGSTHGSDLAIELRGITKQFPLVLANDNISLKVRWGSVHALVGENGAGKSTLMKILYGVQPPTKGEILVDSQLVQLHDPRDAIKLGIGMVFQHFMLVDPLTVTENVILGSEPTSGTSINYRAAKARVAELIKQFNFDIDPDAKIEDLPLGLQQRVEILKTLYRGARILILDEPTAVLTPNETLELFAFLKNQYAKSGNAVIFISHKLHEVLEISDEISVIRDGKMIGTIPTQGATPPILARMMVGRDVVLSVDKAPAQPGGAALEVRDLVVKNEANKNVVDNVSFDVRAGEIVGIAGVEGNGQSQLVEAITGLHKFHGGSIRILGQQLPHMTAKTVTEAGVAHIPEDRNERGLVLDMTTAENLILGSHDEKPFAGPLGLLDLDRIEQRAVQLAGEYDVRPRSASLPAGQYSGGNAQKIIVAREMSRNPKVLIASQPTRGVDIGAIEFIHKQIVNARDKGLAVLLVSADLGEVMNLADRIIVMFEGKIVGEVVAKSATEEQLGLMMAGVHPEGTHVSAD, from the coding sequence ATGACCGGCTCCACCCACGGCAGCGACCTCGCGATCGAATTGCGGGGGATCACGAAGCAGTTTCCGCTCGTGCTGGCCAACGACAATATTTCCCTGAAAGTGCGCTGGGGCAGCGTGCACGCCCTCGTCGGCGAGAATGGCGCGGGCAAGTCCACCTTGATGAAGATCTTGTACGGCGTGCAGCCACCCACGAAGGGCGAGATCCTCGTGGACAGCCAGCTCGTTCAACTGCACGATCCGCGCGACGCCATCAAGCTCGGCATCGGCATGGTCTTCCAGCACTTCATGCTCGTCGATCCCTTGACCGTCACCGAGAACGTCATCCTCGGCTCCGAGCCCACGTCGGGCACCAGCATCAACTACCGCGCGGCGAAGGCACGCGTCGCCGAGCTCATCAAGCAGTTCAACTTCGACATCGACCCCGACGCCAAGATCGAGGACCTGCCCCTGGGCCTGCAACAGCGCGTCGAGATCCTCAAGACGCTGTACCGAGGCGCGCGCATCCTCATTCTCGACGAACCGACAGCGGTTCTCACGCCGAACGAGACGCTCGAACTCTTCGCGTTCCTCAAAAACCAGTACGCCAAGAGCGGCAACGCCGTCATCTTCATTTCGCACAAGCTGCACGAAGTCTTGGAGATCTCCGACGAGATCAGCGTCATCCGCGACGGCAAGATGATCGGCACGATTCCCACTCAAGGCGCCACGCCGCCGATCCTCGCGCGCATGATGGTAGGCCGCGACGTCGTCTTGAGCGTCGACAAGGCCCCCGCGCAACCTGGCGGCGCCGCCCTCGAAGTGCGCGACCTCGTGGTGAAGAACGAGGCGAACAAGAACGTGGTGGACAACGTGTCGTTCGACGTGCGCGCGGGCGAAATCGTCGGGATCGCCGGGGTCGAAGGCAACGGGCAAAGCCAGCTCGTGGAAGCCATCACGGGCCTGCACAAGTTCCACGGCGGCTCCATTCGCATTCTCGGCCAGCAATTGCCGCACATGACGGCCAAGACCGTCACGGAAGCGGGCGTCGCGCACATTCCCGAGGACCGCAACGAGCGTGGTCTCGTCCTCGACATGACAACCGCCGAGAACCTCATCCTCGGGTCGCACGACGAAAAGCCCTTCGCCGGCCCGCTCGGCCTGCTCGACCTCGACCGCATCGAGCAGCGCGCGGTGCAACTCGCGGGCGAATACGACGTCCGTCCTCGCTCGGCCTCGTTGCCCGCCGGGCAATACTCGGGCGGCAACGCCCAAAAGATCATCGTGGCGCGCGAGATGAGCCGCAACCCGAAGGTGCTGATCGCGTCGCAGCCGACGCGCGGCGTGGACATCGGCGCGATCGAATTCATCCACAAGCAGATCGTGAACGCCCGAGACAAGGGCCTCGCCGTTTTGCTGGTATCCGCCGACCTCGGTGAAGTCATGAATCTCGCCGACCGCATCATCGTGATGTTCGAAGGCAAGATCGTCGGCGAAGTCGTCGCCAAGAGCGCCACCGAAGAGCAACTCGGCCTCATGATGGCGGGCGTGCATCCGGAAGGAACGCACGTCTCGGCAGATTGA
- a CDS encoding ROK family transcriptional regulator — MTPRIRTHIGLLGLTEAALLSAVSWEGQVSRRFLVERTGFSKSKVVAAIANLLEAGLVRESGPSESTGGRRSEQLTLHPDLGVLLAVDLGATSLDVAVLSLDMTPLASHHEAADVRHGPGPVMTRVKAIMKTLLARLALLPDDVLAVGMGVPGPVAFDSGLLVNPPIMPGWEGFSIRDDLAAILGAPVFVDNDVNVLALGELWAGRRFAENFLVVKVGTGIGCGIVCGGRIYRGADGAAGDVGHICVDPLGPVCHCGNVGCVEAMAAGPAIAKEARAAAESGESAVLAELLKSVGSLTPVEVARASREGDMVATAIIQRSGVLLGRMLASLVNFFNPSHIVLTGGISLMGPLWLASIRQSVYGRSLALSTRHIELRLSRIPDRGGLVGAGVLALNSTLEAAKARSL, encoded by the coding sequence GTGACCCCACGAATCCGCACGCACATCGGGCTGTTGGGCTTGACCGAGGCGGCCCTGCTGTCCGCCGTGAGCTGGGAAGGACAAGTTTCCCGCCGCTTTCTCGTCGAGCGCACGGGCTTTTCCAAAAGCAAGGTCGTCGCCGCCATCGCGAATCTGCTGGAGGCGGGCCTCGTGCGCGAAAGCGGCCCGAGCGAATCCACGGGCGGGCGCCGCTCCGAACAGCTGACGCTTCACCCGGACCTCGGCGTGCTTCTCGCCGTGGACCTCGGCGCGACCAGCCTCGACGTCGCCGTGCTGAGCCTCGACATGACGCCCCTCGCCAGCCACCACGAGGCGGCCGACGTGCGGCACGGACCCGGACCCGTCATGACCCGCGTCAAAGCGATCATGAAGACCTTGCTCGCGCGGCTCGCCTTGTTGCCCGACGACGTGCTCGCCGTCGGAATGGGCGTGCCCGGCCCCGTCGCCTTCGACTCCGGCCTGCTCGTCAATCCCCCCATCATGCCGGGCTGGGAAGGCTTCTCGATTCGGGACGACCTCGCCGCGATTCTCGGGGCGCCCGTCTTCGTCGACAACGACGTCAACGTCCTCGCGCTCGGCGAGCTGTGGGCGGGACGGCGCTTCGCCGAGAACTTCCTCGTCGTGAAGGTCGGCACGGGCATCGGTTGCGGCATCGTCTGCGGCGGCCGCATCTACCGCGGCGCGGACGGCGCCGCCGGAGACGTCGGTCACATCTGCGTCGATCCGCTCGGGCCCGTGTGCCACTGCGGCAACGTCGGTTGCGTCGAGGCGATGGCGGCGGGTCCCGCCATCGCCAAAGAAGCGCGCGCCGCCGCCGAAAGCGGCGAAAGTGCCGTTCTCGCCGAACTGCTCAAGAGCGTCGGTTCGCTCACGCCCGTGGAGGTCGCGCGCGCGAGCCGGGAAGGCGACATGGTCGCCACGGCGATCATTCAACGCTCGGGCGTCTTGCTGGGCCGCATGCTCGCTTCGCTCGTGAACTTCTTCAACCCGTCGCACATCGTCCTCACGGGCGGCATCTCGCTCATGGGTCCGTTGTGGCTCGCGTCCATCCGTCAAAGCGTGTACGGACGCTCGCTCGCGCTGTCCACGCGGCACATCGAACTGCGCTTGTCGCGAATCCCCGATCGAGGCGGCCTGGTCGGGGCGGGGGTCTTGGCCCTCAACTCCACCCTCGAGGCCGCCAAGGCGAGGTCGCTATGA
- a CDS encoding sugar ABC transporter ATP-binding protein gives MTSPARTHATHVEFSHITKRFGDVDVLRDVNFDVARGEVHALIGENGAGKSTLMKILGGYHSPTTGDVVVDGERVRFTSSRDAEAKGIVLIHQEFNFAEDLTVAQNVFLGHEVGGLLVNDAEMNRRAVDAMNRVGLAVDPRTRVRELSVPQKQLLEIAKALSRSATLLVMDEPTAALTPGETEVLFGVMSELRASGVTMLYISHKLDEVKRVSDSVTVLRDGRLVATRPASTLSTHEMANLMVGRELADMFPRHNAPSDEEALQVEHLGVPGWADDVGFTVRRGEVLGFAGLIGSGRTEAFEGLLGLRRSTVGSIRKHGRPIRVRSAIDAARQGIVYLSEDRKGKGLHVDFGLRPNLTLMTLERYARPLLDRRAEDAALTRAVKEYDVRASRLDVKAASLSGGNQQKLALAKILERDPDVVILDEPTRGVDVGAKRDIYHLVHKLAQAGKAVIVISSELPELLGLCHRLLVMRGGRIVGELSGNDLDEQTVIQYATGLRADSRSDHVHSHL, from the coding sequence ATGACGAGCCCGGCTCGAACGCACGCCACGCACGTCGAGTTCTCGCACATCACGAAGCGCTTCGGCGACGTGGACGTGCTGCGCGACGTCAACTTCGACGTGGCGCGCGGCGAAGTCCACGCCTTGATCGGCGAGAACGGCGCGGGCAAGTCCACCCTCATGAAGATTCTCGGCGGTTACCACTCGCCGACGACCGGAGACGTCGTCGTGGACGGCGAGCGCGTCCGCTTCACGAGCAGCCGTGACGCCGAGGCCAAGGGCATCGTCCTCATCCACCAGGAATTCAACTTCGCCGAGGATCTCACGGTCGCCCAAAACGTCTTCTTGGGTCACGAAGTCGGCGGGCTCCTCGTGAACGACGCCGAGATGAACCGCCGCGCCGTGGACGCCATGAACCGCGTCGGCCTCGCGGTCGATCCGAGGACGCGCGTGCGAGAGCTGAGCGTGCCGCAAAAACAACTTCTGGAAATCGCCAAGGCCCTTTCGCGTTCGGCGACGTTGCTCGTGATGGACGAGCCGACGGCGGCCCTCACGCCCGGAGAGACGGAGGTGCTGTTCGGCGTCATGAGCGAACTGCGCGCCTCCGGCGTGACGATGCTCTACATCTCGCACAAGCTCGACGAGGTGAAGCGCGTCTCCGACAGCGTGACGGTCTTGCGAGACGGGCGGCTCGTGGCGACGCGGCCCGCCAGCACCTTGTCCACGCACGAGATGGCCAACCTCATGGTGGGGCGCGAACTCGCCGACATGTTTCCCCGGCACAACGCGCCTTCGGACGAGGAGGCGCTCCAAGTCGAGCACCTCGGTGTGCCCGGCTGGGCGGACGACGTGGGCTTCACGGTACGCCGCGGCGAAGTCCTGGGCTTCGCGGGCCTCATCGGTAGCGGACGCACCGAGGCGTTCGAGGGCCTCTTGGGCTTGCGCCGCTCCACGGTGGGAAGCATTCGCAAGCACGGCCGCCCCATACGCGTGCGCTCGGCGATCGACGCCGCTCGGCAAGGCATCGTGTACCTCAGCGAGGACCGCAAGGGCAAAGGGTTGCACGTCGACTTCGGCTTGCGCCCCAACCTCACGCTCATGACCTTGGAGCGTTACGCCCGACCTTTGCTGGACCGACGCGCCGAGGACGCCGCTCTCACGCGCGCCGTGAAAGAGTACGACGTGCGCGCGAGCCGACTCGACGTCAAGGCCGCGTCCTTGTCGGGCGGCAATCAGCAAAAGCTCGCCCTCGCCAAGATTTTGGAGCGAGACCCGGACGTCGTGATCCTCGACGAGCCGACACGCGGCGTGGACGTCGGCGCGAAGCGAGACATCTACCACCTCGTTCACAAGCTCGCCCAAGCGGGCAAGGCCGTCATCGTGATCTCCAGCGAACTGCCCGAACTGCTCGGGTTGTGCCACCGCCTGCTCGTGATGCGCGGCGGGCGCATCGTCGGCGAGCTCAGCGGCAACGACCTCGACGAGCAAACCGTCATTCAGTACGCCACGGGCCTGCGGGCCGATTCAAGGAGCGATCATGTCCACTCCCACCTCTGA
- a CDS encoding phosphatase PAP2 family protein has product MDIVRALHDALGGPESFWLALTQFGSDYAFIVLMGVYIFFVNPRGARDFGVWFSLSLFTNGLLKTVLDEPRPFQVDASIASDAAKDTAGGPGFPSGHAQISATIWGSMALAARNRVFWGVAAVLVLLIALSRVVLGVHFLSDIVGGVLIGAIFVALLARVGVPKAEGAWRFVVPIVALVAATVFSSVAYMSMSMGLLSGFWLTRSTFEGHRNLGMRLVGTIVGIALVFAVYFAFRVIPESIRHLGLVEAVRYMALVLIATEGVPRLLRLKRAEPRAVLN; this is encoded by the coding sequence ATGGACATCGTGAGAGCACTTCATGATGCGCTCGGCGGACCGGAGTCCTTCTGGCTCGCTTTGACGCAGTTCGGCTCGGATTACGCCTTCATCGTCTTGATGGGGGTCTACATCTTCTTCGTGAATCCGCGCGGCGCACGCGACTTCGGCGTGTGGTTTTCGCTGTCGCTGTTCACGAACGGCCTGCTCAAGACGGTGCTCGACGAGCCGCGCCCCTTTCAGGTGGACGCGAGCATCGCTTCGGACGCCGCGAAGGACACGGCGGGCGGGCCGGGGTTTCCGAGCGGACACGCGCAAATCAGCGCGACGATTTGGGGATCGATGGCGCTCGCCGCTCGCAACCGCGTCTTCTGGGGCGTGGCGGCGGTGCTCGTGCTTTTGATCGCCTTGTCGCGCGTCGTGCTGGGCGTGCACTTCCTGTCGGACATCGTGGGCGGCGTGCTGATCGGCGCGATCTTCGTGGCCTTGCTCGCGCGCGTCGGCGTGCCGAAGGCGGAGGGCGCGTGGCGTTTCGTCGTGCCGATCGTGGCGTTGGTTGCCGCGACCGTGTTCTCGTCGGTGGCGTACATGTCGATGAGCATGGGCTTGCTTTCCGGCTTTTGGCTGACGCGCAGCACCTTCGAAGGCCACAGGAACCTCGGCATGCGCCTTGTCGGAACGATCGTGGGCATCGCGCTCGTCTTCGCGGTGTACTTCGCGTTTCGCGTCATTCCCGAGAGCATTCGGCACCTCGGTCTCGTGGAGGCCGTGCGGTACATGGCGCTCGTCTTGATCGCGACGGAAGGCGTGCCGAGGTTGCTGCGCCTCAAGCGGGCCGAGCCGCGCGCGGTCTTGAACTGA
- a CDS encoding BMP family lipoprotein, which produces MKKVLALGLLALGAVASAQTPVRVGIAFDSGGKFDRSFNQSAWEGSQRAVKDLKVQVNDFQPTDPSQTIQGVRSFAQNGFDLTVGVGFANESSITAVAKENPNLAFGLVDSESSATNVASLLFQEEQGSYLVGYLAGLNTSTNVVGFIGGMDIPLIHKFEAGFAAGAKAANKNIRVIAQYVGTTPEAWNNPARAKEIASSMKSRGADVIFHASGASGNGLIDYVKQTQCIKATDLPKGVTFRNNTFANVRKSASYTKACAGNTRPLFFIGVDSNQNRLGDYDNNPATLNHGLTSMLKRVDNAVYALIRDVSQNKFKGGVRRFGLAQNGVGFALDQYNRALISNAQEKRLEEVRQAIIAGRIKVPTDR; this is translated from the coding sequence ATGAAAAAAGTTCTGGCACTCGGGCTTCTGGCCCTCGGCGCTGTCGCGAGCGCGCAAACGCCTGTTCGCGTCGGAATCGCGTTCGATTCCGGCGGTAAGTTCGATCGTTCGTTCAACCAGTCCGCGTGGGAAGGCTCCCAGCGCGCTGTGAAGGACCTCAAGGTCCAAGTGAACGACTTCCAGCCCACCGACCCCAGCCAAACCATCCAAGGCGTTCGTTCCTTCGCGCAAAACGGCTTCGACCTCACGGTCGGCGTCGGCTTCGCCAACGAGTCGAGCATCACGGCGGTCGCCAAGGAAAACCCGAACCTCGCGTTCGGCCTCGTCGACTCCGAAAGCTCCGCGACGAACGTCGCCAGCCTGCTGTTCCAAGAAGAGCAAGGCAGTTACCTCGTCGGCTACCTCGCGGGCCTCAACACCTCCACGAACGTCGTCGGCTTCATCGGCGGCATGGACATCCCGCTGATCCACAAGTTCGAAGCGGGCTTCGCGGCGGGCGCCAAGGCGGCCAACAAGAACATCCGCGTCATCGCGCAGTACGTCGGCACGACGCCCGAAGCGTGGAACAACCCCGCGCGCGCCAAGGAAATCGCGTCGAGCATGAAGTCGCGCGGCGCCGACGTCATCTTCCACGCGTCCGGCGCGTCGGGCAACGGCTTGATCGACTACGTGAAGCAAACGCAGTGCATCAAGGCCACGGACTTGCCCAAGGGCGTGACGTTCCGCAACAACACCTTCGCGAACGTCCGCAAGAGCGCTTCGTACACGAAGGCCTGCGCTGGCAACACGCGTCCGTTGTTCTTCATCGGCGTCGACTCCAACCAAAACCGCCTCGGTGACTACGACAACAACCCGGCGACGCTGAACCACGGCCTGACCTCCATGCTCAAGCGCGTGGACAACGCCGTGTACGCGCTCATCCGCGACGTGTCGCAGAACAAGTTCAAGGGTGGCGTGCGCCGCTTCGGCCTCGCGCAAAACGGCGTGGGCTTCGCCCTCGACCAGTACAACCGCGCCTTGATCTCCAACGCGCAGGAAAAGCGCCTCGAGGAAGTGCGTCAAGCGATCATCGCGGGCCGCATCAAGGTCCCGACCGACCGCTGA
- the trpA gene encoding tryptophan synthase subunit alpha — translation MTIMTKSRIHDAFHRAESEGRAAFIGYLPADYPTAEEFQLHAAELLRFADLLEVGLPYSDPLGDGPTIQKASELALRNGATIRRTFDAVRKLRERTDKPLVLMTYYNPILAWGEERFVKDAVAAGLDGLILPDLPPDEAESLRDLAARFDLKLTFLIAPTSTPERIRLVSEATTSFLYAVSVTGVTGARTGSALHEVPRLLALAREHTSHPIAVGFGVGDRGSANAVAKVADGVVVGSALVTAALTPDGVGPLAQEILAGCAR, via the coding sequence ATGACCATCATGACGAAAAGCCGCATCCACGATGCCTTTCACCGCGCCGAGTCCGAGGGCCGCGCCGCCTTCATCGGCTACCTGCCCGCCGACTACCCGACGGCCGAGGAGTTCCAGCTTCACGCGGCCGAGCTTCTGCGCTTCGCCGACCTGCTCGAGGTGGGCTTGCCGTACAGCGATCCGCTCGGTGACGGCCCGACGATCCAAAAGGCGTCGGAACTCGCGCTGCGCAACGGCGCGACGATTCGCCGCACGTTCGACGCCGTTCGCAAGTTGCGCGAGCGTACCGACAAGCCGCTCGTCCTCATGACGTACTACAACCCCATCCTCGCGTGGGGCGAGGAGCGCTTCGTGAAGGACGCCGTCGCGGCGGGCCTCGACGGCTTGATTCTGCCCGACTTGCCGCCCGACGAGGCCGAGAGCTTGCGCGACCTCGCGGCGCGCTTCGATCTCAAGCTGACCTTCCTGATCGCCCCGACGAGCACGCCCGAGCGTATTCGCCTCGTGTCGGAAGCGACGACCAGCTTCTTGTACGCCGTGTCCGTGACGGGCGTCACGGGCGCGCGCACCGGAAGCGCCCTTCACGAGGTGCCCCGCCTGCTCGCCCTCGCCCGCGAGCACACCTCGCATCCCATCGCCGTCGGCTTCGGCGTCGGCGACCGAGGCAGCGCGAACGCCGTCGCAAAAGTCGCCGACGGCGTCGTCGTGGGAAGCGCGCTCGTCACGGCCGCCCTCACCCCTGATGGCGTGGGTCCGCTCGCGCAGGAGATTCTGGCGGGCTGCGCGCGCTGA
- the deoD gene encoding purine-nucleoside phosphorylase, with product MSVHLSAQPGQIAETVLMPGDPLRAKYIAETFLEDAELYNEVRGMLGYTGTYKGRRVSVQGSGMGIPSISIYASELITQYGVKTLVRVGTCGAYQENVRVRDLVLAQAACTDSAINNVRFPGKTFAPIADFELLLRAYQVARERGFTTHVGNILSSDTFYHDDPQQFQQWARFGVLAVEMEAAGLYTLAAKYGVRALTVLTVSDHLVTREETTAQERQTSFGAMVQVALDAALGL from the coding sequence ATGAGTGTTCACCTCTCCGCCCAGCCGGGCCAAATTGCCGAAACCGTCCTCATGCCGGGCGATCCGCTGCGCGCCAAGTACATCGCCGAGACGTTTCTGGAGGACGCCGAGTTGTACAACGAGGTGCGCGGAATGCTGGGGTACACCGGCACGTACAAAGGCAGACGCGTCTCGGTGCAAGGCAGCGGGATGGGCATTCCGAGCATTTCCATCTACGCCTCCGAGCTCATCACGCAGTACGGCGTGAAGACCCTCGTGCGTGTCGGTACGTGCGGCGCGTACCAAGAAAACGTGCGCGTGCGCGACCTCGTGCTCGCCCAAGCCGCCTGCACGGACTCGGCCATCAACAACGTGCGCTTTCCCGGCAAGACCTTCGCGCCGATCGCCGACTTCGAACTCTTGCTGCGCGCCTATCAAGTCGCGCGAGAGCGCGGCTTCACGACGCACGTCGGCAACATCTTGTCGAGCGACACCTTCTACCACGACGATCCTCAGCAGTTTCAGCAGTGGGCGCGGTTCGGGGTGCTCGCCGTGGAAATGGAGGCGGCGGGCCTGTACACCCTCGCCGCGAAGTACGGCGTTCGCGCCCTCACGGTCCTGACGGTCAGCGATCACCTCGTCACGCGCGAGGAAACGACCGCGCAAGAGCGCCAAACGTCGTTCGGCGCGATGGTGCAAGTCGCGCTCGACGCGGCGCTCGGCCTCTAA